A genomic stretch from Anser cygnoides isolate HZ-2024a breed goose chromosome 30, Taihu_goose_T2T_genome, whole genome shotgun sequence includes:
- the LOC136787617 gene encoding olfactory receptor 14C36-like: MSNRSSITEFLLLAFADTRELQLLHFGLFLGIYLAALLGNGLILTAVACDHHLHTPMYFFLLNLALLDLGSISTTLPKAMANALWDTRAISYQGCAAQVFLFVFLILSEFYVLTIMSYDRYVAICKPLHYGSLVGSRACAQMAAAAWGSGFLNAVLHTATTFSLPLCQGNAVDQFFCEIPQILKLSCSDAYLREVGLTAVSFCIGVGCFVFIVLSYVQIFRAVLRIPSEQGRHKAFSTCLPHLAVVSMTVSTGLFAYLKPPSISSPSLDLVVSFLYSVVPPAVNPLIYSMRNKELKDAVRKIFLYMLLHHQE, from the coding sequence ATGTCCAACAGAAGttccatcaccgagttcctcctgctggcattcgcagacacgcgcgagctgcagctcctgcacttcgggctcttcctgggcatctacctggctgccctcctgggcaacggcctcatcctcactgccGTAGCCTGtgaccaccacctccacacccccatgtacttcttcctcctcaaccttgccctcctcgacctgggatccatctccaccactctgcccaaagccatggctaatgccctctgggacaccagggccatctcctatcaaggatgtgctgcacaggtctttctgtttgtcttcttgattttgtcagaattttatgttctcaccatcatgtcctatgaccgctatgttgccatctgcaagcccctgcactacgggagcctcgtgggcagcagagcttgtgcccagatggcagcagctgcctggggcagtggctttctcaatgctgtcctgcacacggccactaccttttccctgcccctctgccaaggcaatgctgtggaccagttcttctgtgagatcccccagatcctcaagctctcctgctcagatgcctacctcagggaagttgggcttACTGCTGTCAGCTTCTGTATAggtgttggttgttttgttttcattgtgctgtcctatgtgcagatcttcagggcagtgctgaggatcccctctgagcagggccggcacaaagccttttccacgtgcctccctcacctggccgtggtctctaTGACTGTTAGCACTGGcttgtttgcctacctgaagcccccttccatctcctccccatccctggacctggtggtgtcatttctgtactcagtggtgcctccggcagtgaaccccctcatctacagcatgaggaacaaggagctcaaagatgcagtgaggaaaatatttctatacatgcttcttcatcatCAAGAATGA
- the LOC136787616 gene encoding olfactory receptor 14J1-like has product MSYDRYVAICKPLHYGSLVGSRACAQMAAAAWGSGFLNAVLHTATTFSLPLCQGNAVDQFFCEIPQILKLSCSGSDYLKEVVLLVVSACLAFGCFVFIVLSYVQILRAVLRMPSEQGRHKAFSTCLPDLAVVSLFVSTAMFAYLKPPSISSPSLDLVVAVLYVVVPPAVNPLIYSMRNQELKATLKKLILVPPSISSPTPDLVVAVLYSVVPPALNPLIYSMRNQDLKEAMKNLFGHMLFLNH; this is encoded by the exons atgtcctacgaccgctacgttgccatctgcaagcccctgcactacgggagcctcgtgggcagcagagcttgtgcccagatggcagcagctgcctggggcagtggctttctcaatgctgtcctgcacacggccactacattttccctgcccctctgccaaggcaatgctgtggaccagttcttctgtgaaatcccccagatcctcaagctctcctgctcaggttCAGACTACCTAAAGGAAGTTGTACTTCTGGTTGTTAGTGCatgtttagcatttggctgttttgttttcattgtgctgtcctatgtgcagatcctcagagccgtgctgaggatgccctctgagcagggccggcacaaagccttttccacgtgcctccctgacctggccgtggtctccctgtttgtcagcactgccatgtttgcctacctgaagcccccctccatctcctccccatccttggacctggtggtggcagttttatatgtggtagtacctccagcagtgaaccccctcatctacagcatgaggaaccaggagctgaaagccacactgaagaaactgattctaGTT cccccctccatctcttccccaacCCCGGActtggtggtggcagttctgtactcggtggtgcctccagcactgaaccccctcatctacagcatgaggaaccaggacctcaAGGAGGCCATGAAGAACCTCTTTGGACACATGCTTTTTTTGAACCATTAA
- the LOC136787615 gene encoding olfactory receptor 14J1-like, producing MAYDRYVAICKPLHYGSVLGSRACAQMAAAAWGSGFLNAVLHTATTFSLPLCQGNAVDQFFCEIPQILKLSCSDAYLREVGALVCSVCLVFGCFVFIVVSYVQIFMAVLRMPSEQSRHKTFSTCLPHLAVVFLFISTIMFAHLKPPSISSPSLDLVVAVLYVVVPPALNPLIYSMRNQNLKATLKKMILVEIFT from the coding sequence atggcctacgaccgctacgttgccatctgtaagcccctgcactacgggagcgtcctgggcagcagagcttgtgcccagatggcagcagctgcctggggcagtggctttctcaatgctgtcctgcacacggccactaccttttccctgcccctctgccaaggcaatgctgtggaccagttcttctgtgaaatcccccagatcctcaagctctcctgctcagatgcgtacctcagggaagttggggcacttgtgtgtAGTGTTTGTTTAGTCTTTGgctgttttgtcttcattgtggtgtcctatgtgcagatcttcatggctgtgctgaggatgccctctgagcagagccggcacaaaaccttttccacgtgcctccctcacctggctgtggtcttcCTGTTTATCAGCACTATCATGTTTGCacacctgaagcccccctccatttcttccccatccctggacctggtggtggcagttttaTATGTGGTGGTacctccagcactgaaccccctcatctacagcatgaggaaccagaacctgaaagccacactgaagaaaatgattctaGTGGAAATATTTACTTAA